A stretch of Gymnodinialimonas phycosphaerae DNA encodes these proteins:
- a CDS encoding ABC transporter ATP-binding protein, producing the protein MIRFENLTKSFRLGGQRRIVIDNLNLTLPTGKSLALLGRNGAGKSTLMQIIAGNMDADHGRVISDGSISWPVGFAGSFHPELTGAQNTRFIARVYGVDTGELTDFVRGFAELGDHFNMPVRTYSSGMRSRLTFGLSMGIEFDTYLVDEVTAAGDAAFRQKSKQLFSARMERSGAIMVNHNLGELREYCDAALVLEKGNLRYFDDLDEAIELHNENMGT; encoded by the coding sequence ATGATCCGGTTCGAGAACCTGACCAAAAGCTTTCGCCTCGGCGGCCAGCGGCGCATCGTCATCGACAACCTCAACCTGACCTTGCCGACGGGCAAGTCCCTTGCGCTTCTGGGGCGCAACGGGGCCGGGAAATCGACCCTGATGCAGATCATCGCGGGTAATATGGATGCCGATCATGGGCGGGTGATTTCGGACGGCTCCATCTCTTGGCCGGTCGGGTTTGCGGGCTCGTTCCACCCGGAGCTGACCGGCGCGCAGAACACGCGGTTCATCGCACGAGTCTACGGTGTCGACACCGGAGAGTTGACGGATTTCGTGCGTGGATTTGCCGAATTGGGGGACCATTTCAACATGCCGGTCCGCACCTATTCTTCGGGCATGCGGTCGCGGCTGACCTTCGGGTTGTCGATGGGAATCGAGTTCGACACCTACCTGGTGGATGAGGTGACAGCCGCCGGTGACGCCGCCTTCCGACAGAAATCGAAACAGCTGTTTTCGGCCCGGATGGAACGTTCGGGCGCGATCATGGTGAATCACAACCTGGGTGAATTGCGCGAATATTGCGATGCCGCACTGGTCCTGGAAAAGGGCAACCTGCGCTATTTTGACGATCTGGATGAAGCGATCGAGCTGCATAACGAGAACATGGGCACCTAG
- a CDS encoding calcium-binding protein, whose amino-acid sequence MVQMVINGQFDTGQLALDVGITDLMVTVQNGTSVLYTSTGQNGGLTAYELNPNGSVSILDTALYDSTWADGVLREMSLIEVNGAMAIAVAGSGEDDLHVYDMNANGTLGPAMQLIGLSAQMSRVQGLSQADPQTLFMSDISTGMIRAYEIDTNGSLSQTMQMADTNKTYASGIMAIDSTRVLNNDYVISVSETEKGVSVYRLDGNTLLNTGNAGVNEGLGIMTPTDMKLVEMGGRSFILVASAPGDGLGQSGAITVMELAQDGSLVDTDHIIDTADTHFGNVQSLEVVEADGRTYVISGGGDDGVTLFVLMPNGRLQLLGIVSGDPGLQNIASMAAHFESGTLHLFVASEAEGGVTEITVDVSNHGDIIQVSHAGGTITGGTKNDILIGGAGNDSIVGGAGDDLLEDGLGVDTLHGGDGADLFVLRSDFTHDEIHDFQAGLDRLDLSAWPMLYNAAQIGYTATAQGAILSWRGETLELFSRDGQTLSFGQIQAAILKTANRVPDFASYGGNGGDDLIAGTAIDDAYNTGEGNDTVETFAGNDYIDAGSGDDAVTGGLGQDTIILGLGWDYAHGGDHEDLIFGGDGRDEIWGGNQPDTIYGGAGVDTIRGGQGQDLIYGGDERDIILGDNSDDTLYGEGGNDVVRGGNANDFISGGDGNDRLFGANHDDTIYGGNGNDLIRAGYQADYADGGAGDDYIIGGGGFDTLIGGTGDDTMEGNFNADRFLFEDGHGNDVIVDFEATNNAEKLVFTDLSTMNSYTDVMQGAVQQGNHVVIDTGNGNSILLQNVLLTDLDPNDFIF is encoded by the coding sequence ATGGTTCAGATGGTGATCAATGGGCAGTTCGACACCGGGCAATTGGCCCTTGATGTCGGAATCACCGATTTGATGGTGACGGTTCAGAACGGGACATCCGTCCTTTATACCAGCACCGGGCAGAACGGGGGCCTGACGGCTTATGAGCTGAACCCCAACGGCTCGGTCAGCATTCTGGACACGGCGCTTTACGACAGCACGTGGGCCGACGGCGTGCTGCGCGAAATGTCCCTTATCGAGGTGAATGGCGCGATGGCGATCGCGGTGGCGGGGTCGGGCGAGGACGACTTGCACGTCTACGACATGAACGCCAACGGGACCCTTGGGCCCGCGATGCAGTTGATTGGCCTGTCGGCGCAGATGTCCCGGGTGCAGGGGTTGAGCCAAGCCGACCCCCAGACCCTGTTCATGTCCGATATCAGCACCGGCATGATCCGCGCCTACGAGATCGACACCAACGGTTCACTTTCGCAGACCATGCAGATGGCGGATACAAACAAGACCTACGCCTCGGGCATCATGGCGATCGACTCGACCAGGGTTCTCAACAACGATTACGTCATCAGCGTCAGCGAGACCGAAAAGGGCGTGTCCGTCTACAGGCTGGACGGCAACACCTTGCTCAACACCGGCAACGCCGGCGTGAACGAGGGCTTGGGCATCATGACCCCCACCGACATGAAGCTTGTAGAGATGGGGGGGCGCAGCTTCATCCTGGTGGCCTCGGCCCCCGGCGACGGCCTGGGGCAATCGGGCGCGATCACGGTCATGGAACTGGCCCAGGACGGCAGTCTTGTGGACACCGATCACATCATCGACACGGCAGACACGCACTTTGGCAATGTGCAAAGCCTCGAGGTCGTGGAGGCCGATGGCCGAACCTACGTGATTTCGGGCGGGGGGGATGACGGCGTCACGCTGTTCGTGCTGATGCCGAACGGGCGCTTGCAGCTTCTGGGCATTGTCAGTGGCGATCCGGGGTTGCAGAACATCGCGTCCATGGCGGCGCATTTCGAGAGCGGCACCCTGCATCTTTTTGTTGCCTCCGAGGCCGAGGGCGGCGTGACCGAGATCACTGTCGATGTTTCAAACCACGGGGATATCATCCAGGTCTCGCACGCGGGCGGAACGATCACGGGCGGAACGAAGAATGACATCCTGATCGGTGGCGCAGGCAATGACAGCATCGTTGGCGGCGCGGGCGATGACCTGTTGGAAGACGGTTTGGGTGTCGATACGTTGCATGGGGGTGACGGGGCGGACCTGTTCGTTTTGCGCTCCGATTTCACCCATGACGAGATCCACGATTTTCAGGCCGGGCTGGACCGTCTGGATCTGTCGGCTTGGCCAATGCTCTACAACGCGGCACAGATCGGCTACACGGCTACGGCCCAAGGCGCGATCCTGAGCTGGCGCGGTGAGACGCTGGAGCTTTTCTCACGCGATGGGCAGACGCTGAGTTTCGGACAGATCCAGGCCGCGATCCTGAAAACCGCGAACCGCGTGCCGGATTTCGCGTCCTACGGGGGCAATGGTGGAGACGACCTGATCGCTGGCACTGCGATTGACGACGCGTACAACACCGGCGAGGGCAACGACACGGTCGAGACCTTCGCGGGCAACGATTACATCGATGCCGGAAGTGGCGACGACGCGGTGACGGGCGGGCTTGGTCAGGACACCATCATTCTGGGGCTTGGCTGGGACTATGCCCACGGTGGCGATCACGAAGACCTGATATTTGGCGGCGATGGCCGCGATGAGATCTGGGGCGGCAATCAGCCGGACACGATCTATGGCGGAGCCGGGGTCGATACCATTCGCGGCGGACAGGGCCAGGACCTGATCTACGGCGGCGATGAGCGCGATATCATTCTGGGCGACAACAGCGATGACACGCTCTACGGCGAGGGTGGCAACGACGTCGTGCGTGGTGGAAACGCCAATGATTTCATTAGCGGTGGCGATGGCAATGACCGGCTTTTCGGCGCAAACCACGACGACACGATCTATGGCGGCAACGGTAACGACCTGATCCGCGCAGGCTATCAAGCCGACTATGCCGACGGCGGTGCCGGCGACGATTACATCATCGGCGGGGGCGGGTTCGACACCCTCATCGGCGGCACCGGTGACGACACGATGGAGGGAAACTTCAACGCGGATCGCTTCTTGTTCGAAGATGGGCACGGCAACGACGTGATCGTCGATTTCGAGGCCACGAATAACGCCGAGAAACTGGTCTTCACTGACCTGTCGACGATGAACTCTTACACCGATGTGATGCAAGGCGCGG